In a single window of the Drosophila subpulchrella strain 33 F10 #4 breed RU33 chromosome X, RU_Dsub_v1.1 Primary Assembly, whole genome shotgun sequence genome:
- the LOC119557036 gene encoding dual specificity mitogen-activated protein kinase kinase 6 yields MSRRPRLSFNILKEPEPAIVPPRNLDSRATIQIGDQTFDIDADSLEKICDLGRGAYGIVEKMRHRQTDTVLAVKRIPMTVNIREQHRLVMDLDISMRSSDCPYTVHFYGAMYREGDVWICMEVMSTSLDKFYPKVFRHDLRMEESVLGKIAMSVVSALHYLHAQLKVIHRDVKPSNILINRAGQVKICDFGISGYLVDSIAKTIDAGCKPYMAPERIDPQGNPAQYDIRSDVWSLGISMIEMATGRYPYDNWRTPFEQLRQVVEDDPPRLPAGTFSPEFEDFIAVSLQKEYMARPNYEQLLKHSFIVDHLQRNTDISEFVARILDLPDNQPAQ; encoded by the exons ATGTCCCGACGTCCGCGACTGTCCTTCAACATTCTCAAGGAGCCGGAGCCAGCCAT AGTGCCGCCACGCAATCTGGACTCGCGGGCCACCATCCAGATTGGCGATCAGACCTTCGACATCGATGCGGATAGCCTGGAGAAGATCTGCGATCTGGGCCGAGGGGCCTATGGCATCGTGGAGAAGATGCGACACCGGCAAACCGATACGGTCCTCGCCGTAAAACGCATACCCATGACCGTTAATATTCGCGAACAGCACCGCCTTGTAATGGATCTGGACATATCGATGAGGTCCAGCGATTGCCCCTATACGGTCCACTTCTATGGGGCGATGTATCGCGAGGGCGACGTCTGGATCTGCATGGAGGTGATGAGCACCAGTCTGGACAAGTTCTATCCGAAGGTCTTCCGCCATGATCTGCGCATGGAGGAGAGCGTGCTGGGCAAG ATTGCCATGAGCGTGGTCAGTGCGCTGCACTATCTGCACGCCCAGCTGAAAGTCATCCATCGGGACGTCAAGCCCTCGAACATACTGATCAATCGGGCCGGCCAGGTCAAGATCTGTGACTTTGGCATCTCAG GCTACCTCGTGGACTCCATTGCCAAGACCATCGATGCCGGCTGCAAGCCGTACATGGCCCCGGAACGCATCGATCCCCAGGGCAATCCGGCGCAGTACGACATCCGGTCGGATGTTTGGTCGCTGGGCATCAGCATGATCGAAATGGCCACCGGCCGCTATCCCTATGACAATTGGCGAACGCCCTTCGAGCAGCTGCGCCAG GTGGTTGAGGACGACCCGCCGCGTCTGCCGGCGGGAACCTTCTCGCCGGAGTTCGAGGACTTCATCGCCGTCAGCCTGCAGAAGGAGTACATGGCGCGGCCCAACTACGAGCAGCTGCTCAAGCACAGCTTCATCGTGGACCACCTGCAGCGCAACACGGACATCTCCGAGTTCGTGGCCAGGATACTGGACCTGCCCGACAACCAGCCGGCGCAGTAG
- the LOC119557037 gene encoding probable alpha-aspartyl dipeptidase yields MGSARNILLLSSSRLHGHGYLEHARGQLEDLFKSASVKTVLFVPYALRDHDKYTDTVRDALKPWGYHVEGLHTKPDREKALREAQAIFVGGGNTFVLLRTLYELKLLDPIRELVLQRGLPYVGSSAGTNVATRSIHTTNDMPVAYPPSFEALALVPFNINPHYLDPEAGSQHKGETRDERLREFVTYHGLPVLGLREGTSVRVQGEKATLLGECNAKLFKTNGGAEELAPQADISFLLQK; encoded by the exons ATGGGCAGTGCACGGAACATTTTGTTGCTCTCCTCGTCGCGTTTGCACGGCCATGGATATTTGGAGCACGCCCGTGGCCAACTCGAGGATCTCTTCAAGAG TGCCAGTGTGAAGACGGTGCTCTTCGTGCCCTACGCTCTGCGGGATCACGACAAGTACACTGACACCGTGCGGGATGCCCTGAAACCCTGGGGATACCATGTGGAGGGACTGCACACGAAGCCGGATCGAGAGAAGGCCTTGCGGGAGGCACAGGCCATCTTCGTGGGCGGCGGCAACACCTTCGTCCTGCTGCGCACCCTCTACGAGCTGAAGTTGCTCGATCCGATCCGGGAGCTGGTGCTCCAGCGGGGACTGCCCTATGTGGGCAGCAGTGCGGGCACCAACGTGGCCACCCGATCCATCCACACCACCAACGACATGCCGGTGGCCTATCCGCCGAGCTTCGAGGCCCTGGCCCTCGTCCCCTTCAACATCAATCCGCACTACCTGGACCCGGAGGCGGGCAGCCAGCACAAGGGCGAGACGCGGGACGAGCGGCTCAGGGAGTTCGTGACCTACCACGGACTGCCCGTTCTGGGTCTCCGCGAGGGCACCAGTGTCCGCGTCCAGGGCGAGAAGGCCACGCTCCTGGGAGAATGCAATGCCAAGCTCTTCAAGAC CAATGGCGGCGCCGAGGAACTGGCTCCTCAAGCGGATATCAGCTTCCTGCTGCAGAAATAA